A single genomic interval of Helianthus annuus cultivar XRQ/B chromosome 13, HanXRQr2.0-SUNRISE, whole genome shotgun sequence harbors:
- the LOC110897582 gene encoding 1-acyl-sn-glycerol-3-phosphate acyltransferase 2 — MAISAAAVIILPIGVLFFVSGLIVTLLQALIFVTIRPFSKSLFRRINRQVAELLWLELVWIVDWWSGVKVNLYTDPETLNMMGKEHALVIANHRSDIDWLIGWVFAQRSGCLGSTLAVMKKSSKFLPVIGWSMWFSEYLFLERRWAKDESTLKAGLQRLKDYPQPFWLALFVEGTRFTNAKLLAAQEYASSTGLPVPRNVLIPRTKGFVASVSEMRSYAPAIIDMTVAIPKNKTPPTMLGLFKGQSSAIDVRVKRHLMKDLPETDEGVAQWCKDIFVTKDDLLDQHKIADSFPDSELVDIGRPLKSLVVVVSWACLLVFGTFKFLQWSNLLSSWKGLTFTAAGLGIVTFLMQILIQFSQAERSTPAKVAPARSSKGNGSVQEKLH, encoded by the exons ATGGCAATCTCAGCAGCAGCTGTCATCATCCTTCCTATCGGCGTCCTCTTCTTCGTCTCCGGTCTCATCGTCACTCTCCTTCAG GCACTTATATTTGTAACAATACGGCCATTCTCGAAGAGCTTGTTTAGGAGAATTAACAGACAGGTAGCCGAGCTCTTGTGGCTGGAGCTTGTGTGGATCGTTGATTGGTGGTCTGGAGTTAAG GTTAACCTATACACAGATCCTGAAACACTAAATATGATGG GTAAGGAACACGCGCTTGTGATAGCTAATCATAGAAGTGACATTGATTGGCTCATTGGATGGGTGTTTGCTCAG AGATCAGGCTGTCTTGGTAGCACATTGGCTGTCATGAAGAAATCATCGAAGTTTCTTCCT GTCATAGGTTGGTCAATGTGGTTTTCGGAGTATCTTTTTCTCGAGAGAAGGTGGGCGAAAGATGAAAGTACCCTAAAG GCAGGTCTTCAACGCCTAAAAGACTACCCTCAACCCTTTTGGTTGGCCCTTTTTGTTGAAGGGACTCGATTTACTAATGCAAAGCTTTTAGCAGCTCAAGAATATGCATCTTCAACGGGATTACCTGTTCCTAGAAATGTATTAATTCCAAGAACAAAG GGGTTTGTTGCTTCGGTGAGTGAGATGAGATCATATGCTCCTGCAATTATAGATATGACGGTTGCTATCCCCAAAAATAAAACCCCTCCAACAATGCTTGGGCTCTTTAAAGGCCAGTCTTCTGCG ATTGATGTGAGAGTTAAGCGCCATTTAATGAAGGATCTGCCAGAAACCGACGAAGGTGTTGCACAATGGTGTAAAGATATTTTTGTTACCAAG GATGATTTACTAGACCAGCATAAAATAGCAGACTCCTTTCCTGATTCAGAACTCGTTGATATCGGCCGACCACTGAAATCTCTTGTG GTGGTTGTTTCTTGGGCATGTCTGCTTGTATTCGGGACCTTCAAGTTCTTGCAATGGTCTAATCTTTTATCATCATGGAAGGGTCTCACATTCACTGCAGCCGGGTTGGGGATTGTTACCTTTTTAATGCAAATCTTGATTCAGTTTTCTCAAGCGGAACGTTCAACACCTGCAAAAGTGGCCCCTGCAAGGTCCAGCAAGGGTAACGGCAGTGTACAAGAAAAACTGCATTGA